Proteins encoded by one window of Candidatus Micrarchaeia archaeon:
- a CDS encoding glucose-6-phosphate isomerase family protein, with translation MTIYYSEPVKLEIVGRSVFVNGEVKEFSVRNFSELNEVLMKRQQVLNDFPLYFMFRSIVVKEGLRYDITIIPPRRIDGEYAKTYGHYHPLAENGLSYPEAYQILEGRALFVLQKPRSDASVDVMVTYGEKGQAVLIPPNWGHNTINASPDKVLILGNLVADGFESDYSAYKKDLGAAYYVTDFGLEPNGNYVVRKTEKLKASDLNAKYGFECPDLLKEFWANPGKFEFLKKPSLITGRSA, from the coding sequence ATGACCATTTATTATTCGGAGCCGGTGAAGCTCGAGATAGTGGGCAGGAGCGTCTTCGTCAACGGCGAGGTCAAGGAGTTCAGCGTGCGCAACTTCTCTGAGCTGAACGAGGTGCTCATGAAAAGGCAGCAGGTGCTCAATGATTTCCCGCTCTACTTCATGTTCCGCTCTATTGTTGTCAAGGAAGGGCTCAGGTACGACATCACTATCATCCCTCCCAGGAGGATAGATGGGGAGTACGCAAAAACCTACGGCCATTACCACCCTCTTGCCGAAAACGGGCTGAGCTACCCCGAGGCGTATCAAATTCTAGAGGGAAGGGCGCTTTTCGTGCTCCAGAAGCCCAGAAGCGACGCGAGCGTGGACGTGATGGTGACGTACGGGGAGAAGGGGCAGGCGGTACTCATACCCCCGAACTGGGGCCACAACACGATAAACGCGAGCCCTGACAAGGTGCTCATTCTGGGAAACCTTGTAGCCGATGGCTTTGAATCAGATTACTCTGCATACAAAAAGGACCTGGGCGCGGCCTATTACGTCACTGATTTCGGGCTAGAGCCCAACGGCAATTACGTCGTGCGTAAAACCGAGAAGCTGAAGGCATCTGATTTGAACGCGAAATACGGCTTCGAGTGCCCGGACCTTTTGAAGGAATTCTGGGCCAA